A genomic stretch from Falco naumanni isolate bFalNau1 chromosome 8, bFalNau1.pat, whole genome shotgun sequence includes:
- the LOC121093247 gene encoding UDP-glucuronosyltransferase 1A1-like, producing the protein MLVAMLLLFCCCLGPAAAGKLLVVPMEGSHWLSMKEVLVELSKRGHEIVVIAPDSKILIDSSVIYELKTYPVPFKKEEMEELMRSFSASCFSEEPFLIRFLNTWDHFRRSSAMFQASCSSLLYNKEMMKYIEEGKFDAIFTDPLSLCGQIIALYFSIPTVFFLRGIPCAIDIHAAQSPDPPSYVPRMFSLNTDHMTFSQRVQNFLISISESFTCSMIFSPFESLASDFLKKPMTITQLLSHGSIWLKRLDFVFEYPLPVMPNMIFIGGINCGQKKPLSQVSDWLGKA; encoded by the coding sequence ATGCTGGTGGCAATGCTgctcctcttctgctgctgcttgggccctgctgcagctgggaaactGCTGGTGGTCCCAATGGAGGGCAGCCACTGGCTCAGTATGAAGGAAGTGCTGGTCGAGCTGAGCAAGAGAGGGCATGAAATAGTTGTTATTGCACCAGACAGCAAAATACTGATAGATTCCTCGGTAATATATGAATTGAAAACGTATCCTGTACCtttcaaaaaggaagagatggaaGAACTTATGCGCTCATTTAGTGCAAGCTGTTTCAGTGAAGAGCCTTTTCTGATCAGATTTTTGAATACTTGGGATCATTTCCGAAGGAGCTCTGCCATGTTTCAAGCTTCCTGCAGTTCCTTACTGTACAACAAAGAGATGATGAAATACATTGAAGAAGGTAAATTCGATGCCATCTTTACAGATCCTTTATCACTCTGTGGACAGATAATTGCTTTGTACTTTTCTATCcctactgttttcttcttgcgGGGCATCCCATGTGCTATAGACATTCATGCTGCTCAGAGTCCGGACCCACCATCCTATGTCCCACGAATGTTCTCACTCAATACAGACCATATGACGTTCTCTCAGAGAGTGCAGAACTTCCTGATTAGCATTTCAGAGTCTTTCACCTGCAGTATGATCTTTTCACCATTTGAAAGCTTGGCCTCGGACTTTCTCAAAAAGCCAATGACAATTACGCAGCTTCTAAGTCATGGATCCATTTGGCTGAAGAGACTTGACTTTGTTTTTGAATATCCCCTGCCTGTAATGCCCAATATGATTTTCATTGGAGGCATAAACTGTGGGCAGAAGAAACCATTATCTCAGGTCAGTGACTGGCTGGGAAAGGCATAA
- the LOC121093246 gene encoding UDP-glucuronosyltransferase 1A1-like, with protein sequence MAHVSKYSYLVSAGVLVFLSLFCLASGGKLLVVPMDGSHWLSMRSLLMALSQKEHKIVTVAPEVNLNVKTSEYYILKTYPVPLTREELEARMNSFANDLFERRPFLQRIAALYEKVQVISDLYVSSCSSLLHNKDLMQYLEESKFDAVLTDPVVPCGQILALHLSIPSVFFLRGLPCSFDLQATQCPDPPSYVPRTFTDNSDHMTFIQRVENLFLKSSESFLCNFAYLPFELLASDVLHRPVTMKELLSHGSIWLKRMDFGFEYPMPVMPNIVFIGGINCGNKKPLSQVSDFLDKIY encoded by the coding sequence ATGGCTCATGTAAGTAAATACAGTTACTTAGTTTCTGcaggggttttggttttcctgtcTCTGTTTTGCTTGGCCAGTGGTGGaaagctgttggtggtgccaaTGGATGGGAGTCACTGGCTCAGCATGCGCTCACTACTCATGGCCCTCAGCCAGAAAGAGCACAAAATTGTCACTGTGGCACCAGAAGTAAACTTGAATGTGAAGACATCTGAATATTACATCCTCAAAACATATCCAGTGCCTTTAACCAGGGAAGAACTAGAAGCACGCATGAATTCATTTGCAAATGATCTTTTTGAGAGAAGACCTTTTCTTCAAAGAATTGCTGCGCTTTATGAAAAAGTTCAAGTCATCTCTGATCTCTATGTCTCCTCTTGTAGCAGTTTACTGCATAACAAGGATCTGATGCAGTATCTTGAAGAGAGTAAATTTGATGCTGTTCTCACGGATCCTGTTGTGCCATGTGGACAAATACTGGCTCTGCATCTGTCTAtcccatctgttttctttttgcgAGGACTCCCTTGCAGTTTTGATTTGCAGGCTACTCAGTGTCCAGACCCTCCTTCTTACGTCCCAAGAACATTTACAGACAACTCAGACCACATGACATTTATCCAGCGTGTGGAAAACTTATTTCTCAAGTCATCAGAATCCTTTCTTTGCAATTTTGCCTATTTGCCATTTGAACTTCTGGCCTCAGATGTTCTTCACAGACCAGTAACAATGAAGGAGCTCTTAAGCCATGGATCAATTTGGCTTAAAAGAAtggattttggttttgagtATCCCATGCCAGTGATGCCCAACATAGTTTTTATTGGAGGAATaaactgtggaaataaaaagccattATCTCAGGTCAGTGATTTCCTTGATAAAATATACTAA